The following are encoded together in the Tepidiforma bonchosmolovskayae genome:
- a CDS encoding SDR family NAD(P)-dependent oxidoreductase has translation MGNLLEGKVIAMTGAGRGIGRECALLAASEGARVVVNDPGVNPDGTGHDDGPAAQVVEEIKKMGGEAVANFADVSTMEGGESVIRTALDTWGRLDGLINLAAILRDRMIFNLTEEEWDDVIRVDLKGHFTTIKPASVLMRQQRYGRIVNFSSVSGLQGNSGQANYGAAKAGVAGLTRVAARDLGRYGVTVNCIAPGAATRLTATVPQSARELRAQRGIAAAGGPPQSAANRAAEEAAAMRTPDMVAPMTIYLLLDEAWNINGRIFQVAGGHIGLLADLYPPFRNIYKHGKWTLDELRMLVPTQLMAGIANPAPPADDIKIPGRDF, from the coding sequence ATGGGCAACCTCCTCGAGGGCAAAGTCATCGCCATGACCGGCGCCGGCCGCGGCATCGGCCGTGAATGCGCCCTCCTCGCCGCCTCTGAAGGCGCACGCGTCGTCGTCAACGACCCCGGCGTCAACCCCGACGGCACCGGCCACGACGATGGCCCCGCAGCCCAGGTCGTCGAGGAAATCAAGAAAATGGGCGGCGAAGCCGTCGCCAACTTCGCCGACGTCTCGACGATGGAGGGCGGCGAGAGCGTCATCCGCACCGCTCTCGATACCTGGGGGCGCCTCGACGGCCTCATCAACCTGGCCGCCATCCTCCGCGACCGCATGATCTTCAACCTCACCGAAGAGGAGTGGGACGACGTCATCCGCGTCGACCTCAAGGGACACTTCACCACCATCAAGCCCGCCTCCGTCCTCATGCGCCAGCAGCGCTACGGCCGCATCGTCAACTTCAGCTCGGTCTCCGGCCTCCAGGGCAACTCCGGCCAGGCGAACTACGGCGCCGCCAAGGCCGGGGTCGCCGGCCTCACCCGCGTCGCCGCGCGCGACCTCGGCCGCTACGGCGTCACCGTGAACTGCATCGCGCCCGGGGCCGCCACGCGGCTCACCGCCACCGTCCCCCAGAGCGCGCGCGAACTCCGCGCCCAGCGCGGCATCGCCGCCGCCGGCGGCCCGCCGCAGTCCGCAGCCAACCGCGCCGCCGAAGAAGCCGCCGCCATGCGCACACCCGACATGGTCGCCCCGATGACCATCTACCTTCTCCTGGACGAGGCCTGGAATATCAACGGCCGCATCTTCCAGGTTGCCGGCGGCCACATCGGCCTCCTCGCCGACCTCTATCCGCCATTTCGCAACATCTACAAGCACGGCAAATGGACGCTCGATGAGCTCCGCATGCTCGTGCCCACCCAGCTCATGGCCGGCATCGCGAACCCCGCGCCGCCCGCCGACGACATCAAGATCCCCGGCCGGGATTTCTAG
- a CDS encoding MaoC/PaaZ C-terminal domain-containing protein codes for MAAKWNEISEGMAIPELKKNCSTQQLVLWAAASGDFYQIHYDKDFAKSTGLSDIIVHGALKHAFLGQLLHDWLGGNGKIKRFGCSYRGMDYPNQDILCRGVVTRKYEENGQKLVDLEIWTENPEGKKTTPGSATVIINS; via the coding sequence ATGGCAGCGAAATGGAACGAGATCAGCGAAGGCATGGCCATCCCCGAACTCAAGAAGAACTGCTCCACCCAGCAGCTCGTCCTCTGGGCCGCCGCCTCCGGCGACTTCTACCAGATCCACTACGATAAGGACTTCGCCAAGAGCACCGGCCTCAGCGACATCATTGTCCACGGCGCACTGAAGCACGCCTTCCTCGGCCAGCTCCTCCACGACTGGCTCGGCGGCAACGGCAAAATCAAGCGCTTCGGCTGCAGCTACCGCGGGATGGACTACCCGAACCAGGACATCCTCTGCAGGGGCGTCGTCACCCGCAAGTACGAAGAAAACGGCCAGAAGCTCGTCGACCTCGAAATCTGGACCGAGAACCCCGAGGGCAAGAAGACCACCCCCGGCTCAGCCACGGTCATCATCAACAGCTGA
- a CDS encoding MaoC family dehydratase N-terminal domain-containing protein — MTQEKTPLITDEMRAHVGKESEPYTLEVDKTSIRMFARAVGHTDPIFYDEAAAKAAGYRSLVAPPGYLGTPVYNPRAGGRRGFDIGPQPSRPLTRVLNGGTDIEYFDDICAGDVLTARSHVASYEEREGSIGQMLITTTKTVYTNQDGKVVAIMTGTSIRY; from the coding sequence GTGACACAGGAGAAGACGCCGCTCATCACCGATGAGATGCGCGCCCACGTCGGCAAGGAGTCCGAGCCCTACACCCTCGAGGTCGATAAGACCTCCATTCGCATGTTCGCCCGCGCCGTCGGCCACACCGACCCCATCTTCTACGACGAAGCCGCCGCCAAAGCTGCCGGCTACCGCAGCCTCGTCGCGCCCCCCGGCTACCTCGGCACCCCCGTCTACAATCCGCGCGCGGGCGGCCGCCGCGGCTTCGATATCGGCCCCCAGCCGTCCCGCCCGCTCACCCGCGTCCTCAACGGCGGCACCGACATCGAATACTTCGACGACATCTGCGCCGGCGACGTCCTCACCGCCCGCTCCCACGTCGCTTCCTACGAAGAACGCGAAGGCAGCATCGGCCAGATGCTCATCACCACCACCAAAACGGTCTACACCAACCAGGATGGCAAAGTCGTCGCCATCATGACCGGCACCAGCATCCGCTACTGA
- a CDS encoding GH1 family beta-glucosidase, whose product MAFLAFPEGFQWGVATAAYQIEGAVHEDDRGMTIWDTFVRQPGRVQNGDTGDVACDHYHRYREDIELMASLGIQTYRFSLAWSRIYPFGRGAVNEKGLAFYDRLIDALLEKNIQPAITLYHWDLPQALQDLGGWMNRETTDAFAAYAKTAFDRFGDRVTRWITLNEPIVFTEMGHRTGVMAPGIRDLGAYARAIHHALLAHGKAVRVFREGGYRGEIGITNANTFYEPADDSPETAAAVERARDFDTRLFHGPVFGRGYPATVVKHFAERGVPLPIEPGDMEVIATPTDFLGVNLYSRGLIQAANNSVGFTYAPPRLPLLPMGYEAAPHALGAFVRWVSREYDRPRIYITENGVCDNTEPDASGVVDDTTRQELLRGFLAGLHGAIADGCDVRAYYQWSLMDNFEWAFGYSKRFGIVYTDYRTLARIPKKSAELYAEIIRRNGVEV is encoded by the coding sequence ATGGCGTTTCTCGCGTTTCCCGAAGGTTTTCAGTGGGGCGTCGCGACGGCGGCGTACCAGATCGAAGGTGCGGTCCACGAAGACGACCGCGGCATGACCATCTGGGACACGTTCGTCCGGCAGCCGGGGCGTGTGCAGAACGGCGATACGGGGGATGTGGCGTGCGACCACTACCACCGGTACCGCGAGGACATCGAGCTGATGGCGAGCCTCGGCATCCAGACGTACCGGTTCTCGCTGGCGTGGTCCCGGATTTACCCGTTCGGCCGGGGCGCAGTGAATGAGAAAGGCCTGGCGTTCTACGACCGGCTGATTGATGCCCTGCTCGAAAAGAACATCCAGCCGGCGATTACGCTCTACCACTGGGACCTGCCGCAGGCGCTGCAGGACCTCGGCGGGTGGATGAACCGGGAGACGACGGATGCCTTCGCGGCGTACGCGAAGACGGCCTTCGACCGGTTTGGAGACCGGGTGACGCGCTGGATTACGCTGAACGAGCCGATCGTGTTCACGGAAATGGGGCACCGCACGGGTGTGATGGCGCCGGGAATCCGGGACCTCGGGGCGTACGCACGGGCGATCCACCACGCGCTGCTGGCGCACGGGAAGGCGGTGCGGGTCTTCCGCGAGGGCGGGTACCGCGGGGAGATCGGCATTACGAACGCGAACACGTTCTACGAGCCGGCGGACGATTCGCCGGAGACGGCGGCGGCCGTGGAGCGGGCGCGCGATTTCGACACGCGGCTGTTCCACGGGCCGGTCTTCGGGCGAGGGTACCCGGCGACGGTGGTGAAGCATTTCGCCGAGCGGGGCGTTCCGCTGCCGATCGAGCCGGGCGATATGGAGGTCATCGCGACGCCGACCGACTTCCTCGGGGTGAACCTCTACTCGCGGGGCCTGATCCAGGCGGCGAACAACAGTGTGGGATTCACGTACGCGCCGCCGCGGCTGCCGCTCCTGCCGATGGGGTACGAGGCGGCGCCGCATGCGCTTGGGGCGTTCGTCCGATGGGTTTCGCGGGAGTACGACCGGCCGCGGATCTACATCACCGAGAATGGGGTCTGCGACAACACGGAGCCGGACGCCAGCGGCGTGGTCGACGACACCACGCGGCAGGAGCTCCTGCGGGGGTTCCTCGCGGGGCTGCACGGGGCGATTGCCGACGGCTGCGATGTGCGGGCCTACTACCAGTGGTCGCTGATGGACAACTTCGAGTGGGCGTTCGGCTACAGCAAGCGGTTCGGCATCGTGTACACGGATTACCGGACGCTGGCGCGCATCCCGAAGAAGTCGGCGGAGCTGTACGCGGAGATCATCCGCAGGAACGGGGTCGAGGTCTGA
- a CDS encoding glutathione peroxidase, translated as MVLEFTMQRIDGTEEPLERYRGKVLMLVNVASKCGLTPQYAALQALYERYRDRGFEILGFPANDFMGQEPGTNEEIAAFCDLNYGVTFPLFAKISVKGEGMHPLYRALTSLPAPLGGDVLWNFQKYLVDRDGNVVAKFDPRTPPDAPEVIEAIEQLL; from the coding sequence ATGGTCCTGGAGTTCACCATGCAGCGGATCGACGGCACGGAAGAGCCGCTCGAGCGGTATCGCGGCAAGGTCCTCATGCTCGTCAACGTCGCCAGCAAGTGTGGCCTCACCCCCCAGTACGCTGCCCTCCAGGCCCTCTACGAACGCTACCGCGACCGCGGCTTCGAAATCCTCGGCTTCCCTGCCAACGACTTTATGGGTCAGGAGCCCGGCACGAACGAGGAGATCGCCGCCTTTTGCGACCTCAACTACGGGGTAACCTTCCCGCTCTTCGCCAAGATCTCCGTCAAGGGCGAAGGCATGCACCCGCTCTACCGGGCCCTCACCTCGCTCCCCGCACCGCTGGGCGGCGACGTCCTCTGGAACTTCCAGAAGTACCTCGTCGACCGCGACGGCAACGTCGTCGCGAAGTTCGACCCCCGCACCCCGCCCGACGCGCCCGAGGTCATCGAAGCGATCGAGCAGCTCCTCTGA